The window AACTTGACCTCTTGGTATACtttttaaaacatcaataatgtTCAACCCCTTAGACACAACATCTTCTTTACGTATAGACACTGAAAACTCCTCATACTTCTCCTCTGGTAAATGCCATCCGTACTGTTTCTTTGCAGACAAATCTTCAAAGAACACAGGAATGCACCCTGCAATAATCCCATCGAATGTGGACCGTCTAGCTGGAGTATCTCCTGGAGGCTGCAAACAAAAGCTAGCTTGCAACATTGGCTTCATAAACTTTATAGGATCATGTTGACAAATTCCACTAGAACAATCTACCAATTCGCACAATTTCTCATACCCCGTGCCATTAGCACTCGTACTAGTCACATTCTCACACTCAAGTCTAATACTTCTCCTGATATTAGGCTTACTTGAACTTCCACCACCACCAGCAAACAACATCAATGTCTTCCTCCTAGACCTCCTTACCCTATTCACCCAAGATTCGAAAAATGCTAAATTCGGAGGATGAAATGAAGTAGGATATGGAATAGCTTGTTCTTGCCAAGGAAAAGCTCTACTTTCAAGAGTCAATGCAGTAACATTGAATAACTCAGGCAATTCAAGAAATGAAGTACCAAAATACATAGGATCACTATCGAACGGTTGATTAAAATCCCAAGCAGGCCTAGCCATAACCATA is drawn from Capsicum annuum cultivar UCD-10X-F1 unplaced genomic scaffold, UCD10Xv1.1 ctg50301, whole genome shotgun sequence and contains these coding sequences:
- the LOC124885391 gene encoding probable xyloglucan galactosyltransferase GT19 (The sequence of the model RefSeq protein was modified relative to this genomic sequence to represent the inferred CDS: added 444 bases not found in genome assembly); translation: MITNFITLFFICVFFLFTLSVICQDSDIETDCTNRWIHIRRLPPQFNLDLLSNCSEYPLFDNFCPYLANHGFGKKTHNKSHSWYRTDPFMLELIFHRRMLEYPCLTSDPSHANAIYVPYYGGLDSLKFLYGPEVNSSYQHGLDLYEYLVHGDLPDVWSRHYGHDHFMVMARPAWDFNQPFDSDPMYFGTSFLELPELFNVTALTLESRAFPWQEQAIPYPTSFHPPNLAFFESWVNRVRRSRRKTLMLFAGGGGSSSKPNIRRSIRLECENVTSTSANGTGYEKLCELVDCSSGICQHDPIKFMKPMLQASFCLQPPGDTPARRSTFDGIIAGCIPVFFEDLSAKKQYGWHLPEEKYEEFSVSIRKEDVVSKGLNIIDVLKSIPRGQVRRMREKVIEMMPRVMYRKHGSSLGLRTKKDAFDISIEGTLERIRSRLLEVAAQ